Proteins co-encoded in one Hymenobacter swuensis DY53 genomic window:
- a CDS encoding glycoside hydrolase family 43 protein, with protein MKRRLLLLTLPSLLLTQTALAQTTKPASAKPKTVTTTTWSGNPIFPGWYADPEAVVFGKTYWVYPTYSAPFDEQVFLDAFSSPDLVHWTKHPRIIDTARVTWARRAMWAPSVIRNGGKYFLFFGANDVHEGETGGIGVAVADRPQGPFKDYLGKPLIGNIHNGAQPIDQFVFQDTDGQYYMLYGGWSHCNIARLKPDFTGFLPFPDGSTFREITPQNYVEGPFMFRRDGKYYFMWSEGGWTGPDYSVAYAVADSPLGPWQRAGRILQQDPAVATGAGHHSVVQGPGKDTWYIVYHRRPLTETDQNHRITCIDRMYFDTQGRILPVKITKEGVAKQGF; from the coding sequence ATGAAGAGACGCCTGCTCTTGCTTACGCTGCCTAGCCTGTTGCTCACTCAAACCGCGCTGGCCCAAACCACCAAACCGGCCTCCGCCAAGCCGAAAACCGTCACCACGACCACTTGGTCCGGCAACCCCATTTTTCCCGGCTGGTACGCCGACCCCGAGGCCGTTGTTTTCGGTAAAACGTACTGGGTGTACCCTACCTACTCCGCGCCGTTTGATGAGCAGGTATTTCTGGATGCCTTTTCGTCGCCCGATCTGGTGCACTGGACCAAGCATCCGCGCATTATAGATACTGCCCGCGTTACATGGGCCCGGCGCGCTATGTGGGCACCGTCAGTAATCCGGAACGGTGGCAAATACTTCCTGTTCTTCGGGGCCAACGATGTGCACGAAGGCGAAACGGGCGGCATCGGGGTGGCTGTGGCCGACCGGCCGCAAGGCCCGTTCAAAGACTATCTGGGCAAGCCGCTCATCGGCAACATTCACAACGGTGCCCAACCCATCGACCAGTTTGTGTTTCAGGACACGGATGGGCAGTACTATATGCTGTACGGCGGCTGGTCGCACTGCAACATTGCGCGCCTCAAGCCCGATTTCACCGGCTTTCTGCCTTTCCCCGACGGCAGCACGTTCAGAGAAATTACGCCACAGAACTATGTGGAAGGGCCATTTATGTTTCGGCGCGACGGCAAATACTACTTCATGTGGTCGGAAGGTGGTTGGACGGGGCCTGACTACTCGGTGGCCTACGCCGTAGCCGATTCGCCGCTGGGACCCTGGCAGCGGGCAGGCAGGATTCTGCAGCAGGATCCGGCCGTAGCCACCGGGGCCGGGCACCACTCAGTGGTGCAGGGGCCGGGTAAGGATACGTGGTACATCGTGTATCACCGCCGGCCTCTTACCGAAACCGACCAAAACCACCGCATCACCTGCATCGACCGGATGTATTTCGATACGCAGGGCCGCATCCTGCCGGTGAAGATTACCAAGGAAGGTGTAGCAAAACAGGGCTTTTAG
- a CDS encoding NmrA family NAD(P)-binding protein has protein sequence MLPTVPEQVLPSASTLTSTAAPIVLAGATGGLGLLIAHHLRRRGATVRALVRPESSRKAEAESLRLQGVEVVETNFNSVADLTRACTGAACVVSALSGLRDSIVDTQTRLLDAAVAAGAPRFIPSDFSADFTTLPEGSNRNFDLRREFQRRLEKAPIQATSILNGMFMDLLKGQAPVVLPGPRRVVYWGDADQPLDFTTMVDTANFTAAAALDPTTPRFLRVAGEVATIRGLQAAASAAAGHPFKLFRVGSLGVLQSMIKVTRTLMPANDEVFPPWQGMQYLHNMLSGQAKLPTLDNARYPDIRYTQVRELLAR, from the coding sequence ATGCTGCCTACCGTTCCTGAACAAGTGTTGCCCTCGGCTTCTACCCTCACTTCTACTGCCGCTCCCATTGTGCTGGCGGGTGCCACTGGTGGTCTGGGCTTGCTGATTGCCCATCATCTGCGCCGGCGAGGTGCCACCGTTCGGGCCCTGGTTCGGCCGGAATCCAGCCGCAAAGCCGAGGCGGAATCGTTGCGGCTGCAGGGAGTAGAAGTAGTGGAGACGAACTTCAACAGCGTAGCCGACCTTACCCGCGCCTGCACCGGCGCGGCCTGCGTGGTATCAGCCCTTTCGGGGCTGCGCGATAGTATTGTGGACACGCAGACACGCCTGCTCGATGCGGCCGTGGCAGCGGGTGCCCCGCGATTCATTCCTTCTGACTTCTCAGCCGATTTTACCACGCTTCCCGAGGGTTCTAACCGGAACTTCGATTTACGCCGGGAGTTTCAGCGCCGGCTCGAAAAGGCCCCTATTCAGGCCACATCTATTCTCAACGGCATGTTTATGGACTTGCTGAAAGGCCAGGCGCCAGTAGTACTACCAGGACCACGCCGGGTAGTATACTGGGGTGATGCCGACCAGCCGCTGGACTTTACTACCATGGTGGACACCGCTAATTTCACGGCGGCGGCCGCTCTTGACCCTACCACGCCACGCTTTTTGCGCGTGGCCGGCGAAGTGGCTACTATTCGGGGGCTGCAGGCAGCGGCCAGCGCGGCCGCAGGGCACCCGTTTAAGCTATTTCGGGTGGGAAGTCTGGGAGTACTGCAAAGCATGATTAAGGTGACACGCACTCTGATGCCGGCCAACGACGAGGTATTTCCGCCCTGGCAGGGGATGCAGTACCTGCACAATATGCTTAGCGGCCAGGCCAAGCTGCCAACGCTGGATAATGCCCGCTATCCGGATATCCGCTACACGCAGGTACGAGAGCTACTGGCGAGGTAA
- a CDS encoding glycosyltransferase family 4 protein produces MTPQPRRLRIAFLTANDPHDRRSWSGLHYMLGQTLEKHVGDVEYLGPVSLRYLFALGNRLNKVIGWLTGGKRYHYSVSLLVSRIYGLIFGARLRGRRFDVIFAPAAYTELAYLRTNIPIVYCGDSTISQLIDYYAGLSNLLPVSKRELTYIEQRAIKKASLLLFSSRWAAQSAVQDFGAARRNVLVQPFGANMAQVLPRDTVLQPKRTSTCHLLFVGVEWGRKGGEIAFETLLELRQLGIDAHLTICGCVPPTGFEHENLTVVPFLDKNDPHQREQLDGLYLAADFFLLPTRAECAAIVFCEASAFGLPSFTTDTGGIAEFVEEGVNGYRLSLAARGREFAAAIKPVFEDPAQYARLCASSRQLFEQRLNWDAWGYSVKRVLESRFMPATASFAPRWSRTHQLAGNQNF; encoded by the coding sequence ATGACGCCACAACCCCGACGCCTGCGCATTGCCTTTCTTACTGCCAACGACCCGCACGACCGACGCTCTTGGTCGGGGCTGCACTACATGCTGGGCCAGACCCTGGAAAAGCATGTGGGCGATGTAGAATACCTGGGGCCGGTTTCGCTCCGCTACCTGTTTGCGCTGGGCAACCGGCTGAATAAGGTTATTGGGTGGCTGACGGGCGGCAAGCGCTACCATTATAGCGTCAGCTTGCTGGTCTCCAGAATCTATGGGCTCATTTTCGGGGCCCGACTCCGGGGCCGCCGCTTCGATGTGATTTTTGCGCCGGCTGCGTACACTGAGCTAGCCTATCTGCGCACCAATATTCCGATTGTATACTGCGGCGACTCTACCATCTCGCAGTTGATTGACTACTACGCAGGCCTCTCCAACCTGCTGCCTGTGTCCAAGCGTGAGCTGACGTACATTGAGCAGCGGGCCATCAAGAAGGCTAGCTTATTGCTGTTTTCCTCGCGTTGGGCGGCGCAGTCGGCCGTGCAGGACTTCGGGGCAGCTCGGCGCAACGTGCTGGTGCAGCCTTTTGGAGCCAATATGGCGCAGGTATTGCCCCGCGACACCGTGTTGCAGCCTAAGCGCACTTCCACTTGCCATCTGCTTTTTGTGGGGGTAGAATGGGGGCGCAAGGGCGGCGAAATAGCCTTTGAAACGTTGCTGGAACTGCGCCAGCTAGGCATTGACGCCCACCTGACCATTTGCGGCTGTGTGCCACCAACTGGTTTCGAGCATGAGAATCTGACGGTTGTTCCGTTTCTGGATAAGAATGACCCGCATCAGCGGGAGCAGTTGGATGGCCTGTATCTGGCCGCTGATTTTTTCCTACTGCCAACCCGGGCGGAGTGTGCCGCCATTGTCTTCTGCGAGGCCAGCGCCTTCGGGCTGCCTTCCTTCACGACTGATACCGGTGGCATAGCTGAATTTGTGGAGGAGGGCGTGAACGGTTACCGGCTCAGTCTGGCGGCCCGAGGCCGGGAGTTTGCTGCCGCCATCAAACCCGTCTTCGAAGATCCGGCGCAGTACGCCCGGCTGTGTGCTTCCTCGCGCCAACTCTTTGAGCAGCGCCTGAACTGGGACGCCTGGGGCTACAGCGTGAAGCGTGTATTGGAAAGTCGGTTTATGCCCGCTACTGCCTCCTTCGCGCCCCGCTGGTCCCGTACCCATCAGCTTGCAGGTAACCAGAATTTTTAG
- a CDS encoding cold-shock protein — MQTGTVKFFNETKGFGFINNAETGEDIFVHVTGLIDEIRDNDKVEFEVEQGRKGLNAVKVRRA; from the coding sequence ATGCAGACGGGAACCGTAAAATTTTTCAATGAAACCAAAGGGTTTGGTTTCATCAACAACGCCGAAACCGGCGAAGACATCTTCGTACACGTAACCGGCCTCATTGACGAAATTCGCGACAATGACAAGGTAGAATTCGAAGTGGAGCAGGGCCGTAAGGGCCTGAACGCTGTAAAAGTGCGTCGCGCTTAG
- the ctlX gene encoding citrulline utilization hydrolase CtlX has product MHPTSPTQLHMQATTSVFMVRPTRFTFNAETAHSNHFQGFVAGLDDSAIQARAFEEFDAMVARLRAHGVQVLVFEDTAEPHTPDAVFPNNWGTFHPDGRALLYPMCALNRRAERRPDILEALGQQFTLREIVDLSGHEQQGRFLEGTGSIIFDHLHHVAYACLSARTEQALFAEVCIRLGYRPVAFHAYDALRQEIYHTNVMMCVGTEFAVICLESITDAAERTAVVASLTGTGHEIIAISLEQVACFAGNMLELRSAAGTPLLAMSQSAHNALTPAQRHALSQYAELLPLAIPTIETIGGGSARCMLAEVFLPAAEKAGI; this is encoded by the coding sequence GTGCACCCAACTTCTCCCACCCAACTCCACATGCAAGCCACTACTTCCGTTTTCATGGTGCGGCCTACGCGGTTCACCTTCAATGCCGAAACGGCTCATTCCAACCATTTTCAGGGATTTGTGGCCGGCCTCGATGATAGTGCTATTCAGGCGCGTGCTTTTGAGGAGTTTGACGCTATGGTAGCCCGGCTGCGGGCCCACGGCGTGCAGGTACTGGTGTTTGAGGATACTGCGGAGCCCCACACACCCGACGCGGTGTTTCCTAACAACTGGGGTACTTTTCACCCCGATGGCCGCGCTTTACTTTACCCAATGTGCGCCCTGAACCGCCGCGCCGAACGACGTCCCGATATTCTGGAGGCGCTGGGACAACAGTTTACACTGCGGGAAATAGTGGATTTGTCGGGCCATGAGCAGCAGGGGCGGTTTCTGGAAGGAACCGGCAGCATTATTTTCGACCACCTCCACCATGTGGCGTATGCCTGTCTCTCGGCGCGTACGGAGCAGGCGTTGTTTGCGGAAGTTTGCATTCGTCTTGGGTATCGGCCCGTAGCTTTTCACGCTTACGATGCGCTACGGCAGGAAATCTACCATACCAACGTGATGATGTGCGTAGGGACAGAGTTTGCGGTGATTTGCCTGGAAAGTATTACAGATGCGGCCGAGCGAACCGCAGTGGTAGCCTCACTCACGGGCACGGGCCACGAAATCATTGCCATCAGCTTGGAGCAGGTGGCCTGCTTCGCCGGGAATATGCTGGAGCTGCGCTCAGCGGCTGGAACGCCGCTGTTGGCCATGTCGCAGAGTGCGCATAATGCTCTGACGCCCGCGCAACGCCACGCCCTCAGCCAGTACGCCGAGCTATTGCCGTTAGCTATTCCAACCATTGAAACCATTGGCGGCGGCAGTGCCCGCTGTATGCTGGCAGAAGTATTTCTACCGGCCGCTGAGAAGGCAGGAATATAG
- a CDS encoding malate:quinone oxidoreductase, giving the protein MSTTDSTAPLTADVVLIGAGIMSATLGLMLKELQPDLTIAVFERLDVAAAESSDAWNNAGTGHSAFCELNYTPEQPDGSIDISKAIKIAEQFEQSKQFWAYLVEKYQVTGVTRFINHIPHLSFVWGDKNVEFLRKRHAALVQSPLFAGMQFSQDRAEMARWMPLVMDGREPQQPVAATRMDLGTDVNFGSLTRGMFTLLQEKPGVSFYFHHDVEGLKRREDGSWRVKARDLTTSEKVKIRAPFVFIGAGGGSLPLLIKSEIPEGQGFGGFPVSGQWLKCINPEVIARHHTKVYGKASVGSPPMSVPHLDTRVINGKQELLFGPYAGFSTKFLKQGSYLDLPLSVKLSNMRPMIIAGLKNMPLTKYLINQVRQSPEDRLAALREYLPEARGEDWQLETAGQRVQVIKKDAKEGGVLEFGTEVVAAADGSIAALLGASPGASTAVSIMVGLVQRCFAESARTPAWQAKMREMIPSFGKNLNDEPQLVAQLRAHTSAVLGLNENTPAQQ; this is encoded by the coding sequence ATGAGCACGACCGACAGCACTGCTCCTCTCACCGCCGATGTGGTGCTGATTGGAGCTGGAATCATGAGTGCAACCCTGGGCCTGATGCTCAAGGAGTTGCAACCCGACCTTACCATAGCCGTTTTTGAGCGGCTCGACGTGGCTGCTGCCGAAAGCTCCGATGCCTGGAACAACGCTGGCACTGGCCACTCAGCCTTTTGTGAGCTGAACTATACGCCTGAACAACCCGACGGCAGCATCGACATCAGCAAGGCCATCAAAATTGCCGAGCAGTTTGAACAGTCGAAGCAGTTCTGGGCCTATCTAGTGGAGAAGTACCAGGTCACGGGCGTAACACGCTTCATCAACCACATTCCGCACCTGAGCTTTGTGTGGGGCGATAAGAACGTGGAGTTCCTGCGCAAGCGCCACGCGGCCCTCGTGCAGTCCCCCCTGTTTGCCGGCATGCAGTTTAGCCAGGACCGCGCCGAAATGGCCCGCTGGATGCCGCTGGTCATGGACGGCCGCGAACCGCAGCAGCCCGTAGCCGCCACCCGCATGGACTTGGGCACCGATGTTAACTTCGGCTCCCTCACCCGGGGCATGTTCACGCTGTTGCAGGAAAAGCCTGGCGTTTCGTTTTACTTCCACCATGATGTGGAAGGCCTCAAACGCCGGGAAGACGGGAGCTGGCGTGTAAAAGCCCGCGACCTGACCACCAGCGAAAAAGTAAAAATCCGGGCACCGTTTGTGTTCATTGGGGCCGGAGGCGGCTCACTGCCGCTGCTCATCAAATCGGAAATTCCGGAAGGTCAGGGGTTCGGTGGCTTCCCCGTGAGCGGCCAATGGCTCAAGTGTATCAACCCCGAAGTCATTGCCCGTCACCATACCAAAGTGTACGGCAAGGCATCCGTGGGCTCCCCTCCTATGTCGGTACCACACTTGGATACCCGCGTCATCAATGGGAAACAGGAATTGCTTTTTGGCCCGTACGCCGGCTTCAGCACCAAGTTTCTCAAGCAGGGCTCTTACCTTGATTTGCCACTGTCGGTGAAGCTCAGCAATATGCGGCCCATGATTATTGCGGGCCTCAAGAATATGCCCCTCACCAAGTACCTGATCAACCAAGTCAGACAGTCGCCGGAAGACCGGCTGGCGGCCCTGCGCGAATACCTGCCCGAAGCGCGGGGCGAAGACTGGCAGCTGGAAACGGCTGGCCAGCGCGTGCAGGTTATCAAGAAGGACGCGAAGGAAGGCGGTGTGCTGGAATTCGGCACCGAGGTGGTAGCCGCCGCCGATGGTTCCATTGCAGCCCTGCTGGGCGCTTCGCCGGGGGCTTCCACGGCCGTGAGCATTATGGTGGGACTGGTGCAGCGGTGTTTTGCCGAAAGTGCCCGCACGCCGGCCTGGCAGGCCAAAATGCGCGAAATGATTCCTTCTTTCGGCAAAAACCTGAACGATGAGCCACAATTGGTAGCGCAGCTCCGCGCCCACACTAGTGCCGTTTTGGGGCTAAACGAAAATACCCCCGCGCAACAGTAG
- a CDS encoding GNAT family N-acetyltransferase produces the protein MPVVARMIRLDYFTPADFSQLIAWIDSPHLLMNWSGPMFNFPLTPDKLEWYLQDTNQLGESDVFIFKAVDTTTETVVGHISLGSLSQKNSAARISRVFIAPEQRGRGLARRMLTEALRFGFEQLKLHRIDLGVYDFNEAAIRAYTRAGMQQEGCSRDILRYEGEYWSLIEMSMLDHEWRTLHPQG, from the coding sequence TTGCCCGTTGTTGCCCGCATGATCCGTCTGGACTATTTCACCCCTGCTGACTTCTCCCAACTTATTGCCTGGATCGACTCGCCCCACCTGCTCATGAACTGGTCGGGGCCGATGTTCAACTTCCCCCTCACTCCCGATAAGCTGGAGTGGTATCTGCAGGACACCAACCAGCTGGGTGAGTCTGATGTGTTCATTTTCAAAGCAGTGGATACGACCACCGAAACCGTTGTCGGCCATATTTCCCTGGGCAGCCTCAGCCAGAAAAACAGTGCGGCCCGCATCAGCCGGGTATTCATTGCACCGGAACAGCGCGGCCGGGGCTTGGCCCGCCGGATGCTGACGGAAGCCCTGCGCTTCGGTTTCGAGCAGCTCAAGCTGCACCGCATTGATCTGGGCGTGTACGATTTCAACGAGGCGGCCATCCGGGCCTACACCCGGGCGGGCATGCAGCAGGAAGGCTGCTCGCGTGATATTCTGCGCTACGAAGGGGAATACTGGAGCCTGATTGAGATGAGCATGCTGGACCACGAGTGGCGCACGCTGCACCCGCAGGGCTGA
- a CDS encoding SBBP repeat-containing protein has protein sequence MTHPLPTMYRVLRLWLLLCGLVTSSFSALAQSWNQVAPLDVRTVNGVASGARTAVDAAGNVYVSGTFRGTITLGNTTLTSTGQTDIFVAKLNSAGQWQWAAAGGSAADDSNTGLALDATGNVYLTGDFSGSSAVFGSSTLTNGGATDPYVAKLSASGQWLWATSAAGPVTDHSSGLALDAAGNVLIAGTFGGAAFGSIALFTSGGVNAFVAKLSPSGQWLWAVQGGGPADDYANGIATDAAGNAYIIGYAHSGSITFGTINTSSNTTGGFVAKLNPSGQWQWVEKVASMTVNDSQFANYGHAIAADAAGNVCIMAPFTSVITLGSTTLTSAGHHDIYVAKLNTGGQWLWATRAGGSDTEQGRSIAIDGTGSVYVTGGFKSRPAAFGSSQLSNTSTQATDGFVAKLDASGQWLWASAVASRAGIVEGVAVDAAGNAYTTGQAEDDITLGTIQLPSTQILQNNSSSYADLFVAKISGGQWQWAVREAGGGDQVLGSSTWDAAGNAYVLGYFKGRIQLGNQVLTSPTTAGYVAKRSTSGQWQWAVPITGLDSRNNTVQTISLDAAGNVLISGVYRASLVLGSTTLATPTGSSRIGSFVAKLSADGQWQWAIGTAGNFSTDHSLDAQGNVYLTGTLQNSSTFGTTTLTPSAAQELYVAKLGANGQWQWAIAGPGASSTAIATDASGNSYLTGNYLRSVAFGPTTLTATSGRDIFMAKLTANGQWLWANTAGGASNEFTHDIVVDAAGSVYLTGQFASAMTFGNTTLSYSGDPPNFFGTPDTFVAKADANGQWQWAVSPTCVGTDYGSRLAVDSRGDVYVLGNLQSAAAMFGSTTLVGTSPSAGNRALDVYVAKLSSGGQWRWALSASSQDRNDPIDLAVDASGTVRASGNFRGQNVAFGTIILPNGPYTTGVLLQIGGNVLKTAQPASDAAPVQAYPNPYTSLLTLQLPWSGPIEVTAHDVLGRVRLRKQVRAQAGQQLALPDAASWPSGVYLLTIRQGDRQQVLKVVRQ, from the coding sequence ATGACCCATCCACTACCTACCATGTACCGCGTGTTGCGGCTATGGCTGCTGTTGTGCGGCCTAGTTACGAGCAGCTTTTCAGCCCTAGCCCAGTCCTGGAACCAGGTGGCCCCCCTGGACGTCAGAACCGTGAACGGGGTGGCCAGCGGGGCGCGCACAGCCGTAGATGCGGCGGGCAACGTGTATGTCTCGGGGACTTTCAGGGGCACTATCACGCTGGGTAACACCACGCTTACCAGCACTGGCCAGACCGATATCTTCGTGGCCAAGCTCAATAGTGCAGGCCAGTGGCAGTGGGCCGCCGCAGGCGGTTCGGCCGCGGACGACAGCAACACCGGGCTGGCCCTGGATGCCACCGGAAACGTGTACCTGACGGGTGATTTCAGCGGGAGTAGTGCCGTTTTCGGTTCCAGTACCCTCACGAACGGTGGCGCCACGGACCCTTACGTGGCAAAGCTCAGTGCCAGCGGCCAGTGGCTGTGGGCCACCAGTGCTGCGGGGCCAGTAACCGACCATAGCAGTGGCCTAGCCCTGGATGCGGCAGGCAACGTCCTGATAGCGGGCACATTCGGGGGCGCGGCGTTTGGCAGCATTGCGCTTTTCACTAGCGGCGGCGTCAATGCCTTCGTGGCCAAGCTCAGTCCGAGTGGCCAGTGGCTGTGGGCCGTGCAGGGCGGCGGCCCGGCCGACGACTATGCCAACGGCATTGCAACGGATGCGGCGGGCAATGCCTACATTATCGGCTACGCCCACTCCGGCAGCATCACTTTTGGTACCATCAACACGTCTAGCAACACCACCGGCGGGTTTGTGGCCAAGCTGAACCCAAGCGGACAGTGGCAATGGGTTGAGAAGGTAGCCAGCATGACCGTCAACGATAGCCAGTTTGCCAACTATGGCCATGCCATAGCGGCGGATGCAGCCGGCAATGTGTGTATTATGGCTCCCTTCACCTCCGTTATCACCCTGGGCAGCACCACACTTACCAGCGCCGGCCATCATGATATCTACGTAGCAAAGCTGAATACAGGCGGCCAGTGGCTCTGGGCCACCCGGGCCGGGGGCAGTGATACAGAGCAAGGCCGGAGCATTGCCATTGATGGTACGGGCAGCGTGTACGTGACCGGTGGGTTCAAGAGCCGGCCGGCCGCCTTTGGCAGCAGCCAGCTCAGCAACACGAGTACCCAGGCGACCGACGGGTTTGTAGCCAAGCTTGATGCCAGCGGCCAGTGGTTATGGGCCAGCGCGGTTGCCAGTAGAGCCGGTATCGTTGAAGGCGTGGCTGTTGATGCCGCCGGTAACGCCTACACTACGGGCCAGGCTGAGGACGATATTACGCTGGGCACCATCCAGCTACCTTCTACCCAAATATTGCAGAACAACTCCAGTTCCTACGCCGACCTGTTCGTGGCCAAAATCAGCGGCGGGCAGTGGCAGTGGGCCGTGCGGGAAGCGGGCGGCGGCGACCAAGTATTGGGTTCAAGCACCTGGGACGCAGCGGGCAATGCGTACGTACTCGGCTACTTCAAGGGCCGGATACAGTTGGGTAACCAAGTGCTGACCAGTCCCACCACCGCCGGGTATGTAGCCAAGCGGAGTACCAGCGGCCAGTGGCAATGGGCTGTTCCTATCACCGGCCTAGATTCCCGTAACAATACCGTGCAAACCATCAGCTTAGACGCTGCCGGCAACGTACTGATCAGTGGCGTTTACCGCGCTTCTTTGGTGCTGGGCAGCACTACGCTGGCTACCCCGACCGGTAGTAGTCGTATTGGCAGCTTTGTGGCCAAGCTTAGCGCCGATGGTCAGTGGCAGTGGGCCATTGGCACCGCCGGAAATTTTTCTACGGACCACAGTCTGGATGCACAGGGCAACGTGTATCTGACCGGCACCCTGCAAAATAGCAGCACATTTGGCACCACCACGCTTACACCAAGTGCTGCTCAGGAATTGTACGTGGCCAAGCTCGGAGCAAATGGGCAGTGGCAGTGGGCCATTGCGGGGCCTGGCGCATCCAGCACGGCTATTGCTACCGACGCCAGCGGCAACTCGTACCTAACAGGCAATTATCTCCGTAGCGTGGCTTTCGGCCCCACGACGCTTACTGCCACGAGCGGGCGAGACATCTTCATGGCCAAGCTGACAGCCAACGGACAATGGCTTTGGGCCAATACGGCCGGTGGTGCCTCTAATGAGTTCACGCACGATATTGTGGTGGATGCGGCGGGCTCAGTATATCTGACAGGACAATTTGCCTCCGCCATGACGTTTGGAAATACCACGCTAAGCTACAGCGGCGACCCACCCAATTTCTTCGGTACGCCAGACACATTTGTGGCCAAAGCAGACGCCAACGGCCAGTGGCAATGGGCCGTCAGTCCTACCTGCGTAGGCACTGACTACGGTAGCCGCTTAGCGGTGGACTCCAGAGGTGATGTATATGTACTAGGAAACCTCCAGTCGGCGGCGGCTATGTTTGGCAGCACAACGCTGGTTGGTACCAGCCCTTCAGCGGGTAACCGCGCCCTGGATGTGTACGTGGCGAAACTAAGTTCCGGCGGCCAGTGGCGCTGGGCCCTAAGCGCCAGCAGCCAGGACCGTAACGACCCCATAGACCTTGCAGTGGATGCTAGCGGCACGGTGCGCGCCAGTGGCAACTTCCGCGGACAGAACGTTGCCTTCGGTACTATCATCTTACCTAATGGGCCTTACACTACTGGTGTGCTATTGCAGATTGGTGGTAACGTGCTGAAGACCGCACAGCCGGCCTCAGATGCCGCGCCGGTGCAGGCCTACCCGAATCCGTACACTTCCTTGCTAACGCTACAGCTGCCCTGGAGTGGCCCGATAGAGGTTACGGCGCACGACGTACTGGGGCGGGTGCGCCTGCGCAAGCAAGTGCGGGCTCAGGCCGGTCAGCAGCTAGCTCTACCTGATGCTGCCAGTTGGCCGTCGGGTGTATACCTGCTCACTATTCGCCAAGGCGACCGGCAACAGGTACTGAAAGTCGTGCGGCAGTAA